The DNA window AGCGTCGGGTTCGCCTCGATCAGCTCAGACATGCGCACATCACGGAACATGTCGGGCTCCTTCACGGGGGGCCAGCGCGCAGGGCGCGGGTAGAGAAGGGGGACTCAATCACTTCATCAAGTGTATCACAACACCATCACGACAGCGTTGTGCCGGGTAGACAAAATCAAACATTTTGCTAACGGACCATCAACGATATCACTCGCAATGTTGCAGTATTACACCGTTCCAATATGCAATGTTACCGACCCGAAACCGAGTCGCCGCCAGCGAATCTGTCGGAGACCCCCGTGCGCCATCGCGGCGGCAACACCCTCCGGTCGCAAAAACGCAGCAACTGACTCTGGCAGATACGTATATGCGCCGGAATCACCGGCCACCAGCGTGCCGATCAGCGGGACCACCTTCCCGAAATAGATCGAGAACAGTGGTCCCCACAACCGCATTCGCGGCTGCGTCAGCTCCAGGCAGACCACCCGGCCGCCCGGACGGACCACCCGCCGAAGCTCCCGGAACGCCGCCTGCACGTCCGAGACGTTGCGGATCATGAACGCCGTCGTGGCGCAGTCAAACGTGTTGTCCTCGAAGGGCAATGCCAGGGCGTCGGCCAGGGCCAGGCTGACGCGAGTGGCCGCCTCGTCCGGACCGGCCGCGGGGAGCGCCTGCCGCAGCATCGGTTCGGCCACATCCACCCCCACCACGCGCCCGTCGGGCATGGCCCGGGCCAGCGCCAGCGCCAGTTTGGCCGTGCCCGTGCCCACATCCAGCGCCCGGCCGTTGCGCGGCGGGCGAGCGTGGCGCACGGCCAGCCGTCGCCAGAGGGCGTCCTGCCCCCCGGTCATCAGCGTGTTCATCAGGTCGTACCGCTCGGCGATCCGCCCGAACATGGCGGCCACCCGGGCGCGGTGCTCCGGCGGACGGGGGCCGCTCGGGGTCGGCAGGATCGGGGAGGTCTGGGCCGGCGAGCTTGACGCGACAGTCATAGGATGATTCCCACGGTCCAGAGCAGACCGAACAGCAAGTGGAGGCGGCCCGTCCCCGCCAGGGCAACGTTGAGCGGGCGGCCTTCCTGGGTCAGTACCGTGCGCGCCAGCATGACGGCGAGCGGTGCCGTCAGCCAGGGCAGCAGCAGCCAGAGCGAGCCGCCGAGCAGACCCCACGCGACGACCGGCACGAGGTACGCGCCGACGACCAGGAGCAGGTACTCCGCGCGCGCACCAGCCGGGCCGATCCGCACCGCCAGCGTGTACTTGCCCGTTCGGCGGTCGGTGGGGATGTCTCGCAGGTTGTTGACGACGAGGATCGCCGTCACCAGCGCCGCGACGGGCAGCGCGTAGAGCAGGGCCAGCGAAGTCAGCGCGCCGGTCTGCAGGAAGTACGTCCCCAGCACGGCTACCAGCCCGAAGAAGATGAAGACGGTGATGTCTCCCAGGCCGTTGTAGGCCAGCGGGAACGGGCCGCCGGTGTAGAGGATGCCCGCCGCGATGGAGCACAGCCCGATGACGAGGATCGGCAGGCCGCCGACGATGGACAGGTAGACTCCGATCAGCGCCGCCAGCCCGAAGACCAGCATCGTGGCGCGCTTGACCGTCTCCGGCGGGACCAGACCGCTCTGGGTGATCCGGACCGGGCCAAGCCGCTCGGCCGTGTCAGCGCCCTTGCGGAAGTCGAAGTAGTCGTTGGCGAAGTTGGTGCCGACCTGGATCAGCAGCGAGGCTGCCAGCGCCCCGAGAAACGGCCCGAAGCGGAAGTGGCCGGCGGCCCAGGCGGCGGCGGTCCCCACCAGCACCGGCACGATGGCGGCTGGCAGCGTTGGCGGGCGGGCGGCCAGCACCCAGGTCTGGAGCGGGCCGGGCCGGCTGGCGAGGTGGTCGGCCTGCATCATGGGCGCGACCCCACCGAGGGACGCTGGGCGCGCCGCGTCATGGCGTGCTGTCCACAGTCATGGCGTGCTGTCCACAGTCATGGCGTGTTGACCATAGCGGTTCGTTCCTGCTCCTGCGCGCGGCGCATCGGTGTTGTCCCGGCCACCGGCTGGCGATATGATGGAGCCAGTCGAAGAGCGGAAGCAGCGTCTAGGGTTCCGCCCGTGCGAATTGTTGCGGGGTCTGGACCGAGCGGCGCCAGCGTTGCCCCCAGAATGATGCAGATGCTTCGGGCAGCGTACACCTGACGGGAGAAAAACCAGGAGGGCGCGCGGGAGCATACCCGACGCGCACCCTGCCGGCGAGCCAGCCCGACTGCATGGGCCAGCGTTCCGTCATGGTGTCGGTGGGAGTGCTCCGCGCGGGGAAGGCCCCGGTCTATGCCCGATCCTGGCGCACGGTCAGCGGTTGGCCGTTCTTCTGGGCCACGCTGGTTCCGTTGGTCCGGCCCCTCGTGGCCGCACGCCGCCCTGCCGCCGCTGGTGCTGGTGGTGGGCGCGGTGATGTCGCTGGCGTTGCTCGGCGACTCGCTCCTCTACGTGGCGCTGCCGGCCCACGCCGCCGAGCTGGGCCTGCCGTTGTGGGCGGTCGGCATCCTCCTCGGCGCGAACCGGATCGTCCGGCTGGCGACGAACGTGCTGGCCGGGCGGCTGTTCACGCGGGTTGGCGGGCGGCGGCCGGTGATCGCGGCGGCGGTGGCCTCGGCAGTCAGCACGGCGATGTACGGGCTGACGCCGGCCTTCGTGCCGTTCGTGGCTGCCCGGATGATCTGGGGCACCTGCTTCTCGATCTTGCGGCTCGGGTCGTTCACGGTGGTGCTGGCAGCCTCGACGGCCGCCACCCGTGGCCGGATGATCGGGGTGTACCAGTCGGTGTCGCGGATCGGGTCGGTGGCGTCGCTGCTGCTCGGCAGCTTGCTGGTCGAGGTGATCGGCTACCACGCGACGTTCATCCTGCTGGGCATCGCCACCACGCCAGCGATTCTGCTGACGCTGCTGGTGCCGGAGCGGGCCTACCACTCGGCCCCGTCCCAGGCATCGCCGCCCCTCCACGCAACGTCACCCGCGCACCCGGCGGCCACTCCTGCTTCCGCGCACGCGCCCGCGCACCTGGGCTGGCGCGACCGCTGGCTCGGCAGTCCTCGGATGGTGGCCGTCAAGTGCGGCATGCTGGCGAACGGGTTCGCCTCGCAGGGCGTCGTGCTGGCGACGCTGACGCTGGCCCTCTCGGAGGTCGCCGGCTCCACGGAAGGCGCGGCGGCGCTCGGCGGCCTGCTGGTAGCCTGTCGCTGGGGATCGGACCTGCTGCTCGCGCCGTGGTTCGGCCACCTCTCGGACCGCATCGGGCGCGGGCGGATGATCCCCTGCATGCTGGCGCTGGAAGCCCTCGCCGTCTTCGGGCTGATGCTGGCGGGCGACAGGACGATGGTGATCGTGGCGACGCTCGCGATGTTCTTGACGTCCACGGCGATGACGGCTGCCAGCGACGCAGCGGCTGGCGACCTTGCGCCGCCGGACCGCCGCGCCGAGGCGATGAGCGGCTACGCCGACTGGATCGACATCGGGTCGGCGTTGGGGCCGCCGCTGGCGTTCCTGCTGGCCGAGTGGCTGGGGTTGTTCCCGAGCTACGGCTGCACGGCGGCGTTGCTGCTGGCCGTGTCCGGGTGGTTCGCCCTGACGTGGCAGCGCGCAGGAGCGCCGGCGGCAGCGACAGCATAGCGCGAGGATATGCCCCCCTGGGAGCGCGGCGGTCGGCCACGTCGGCCCGCGCAGCGACGTAGCACGCGGACGCGTGCTATCGTCCTGCCCGCTGGCGCGGCGTTGGGGCTGCGCGTGGGAGGGCTGTGGCAAACCCGATGGTGCTGGGGCGTGTGTCGATGCCCGCCGCCTTTCGCATCCCCGGCTTTGCCGGCCTGTGGGTCAGCGGATCGCTGGCCTCGTTCTCGCGCGTCGTCATCCAGATCGCGCTGAGCTGGATCACCCTGGAGGTGACCGGCTCGCCGTTCATGGTGGGCGTGGTGGGGGCGGCGCGCATGGCCCCGCAACTGGTGTTCGGGATCCCGGCCGGGGCGCTCGCCGACTCGATGGACCGCCGCTTGATGATCGTGCTGGCCAATGGCTCGTGCGTCGGGTTGCTGCTGGCGAGCATCGCGCTGGCCCTGGGCGGCCTGCTCTCCGCCCCGATGCTGATCCTGATGAGTGCGCTGTTCGGCATCGTGGACACCGTGCGGATGTCGGCCTCGCAGGCGTACGCCTACGACCTCGTGCGGAGCACCCGCGCCACCAGTGGCATGGCCCTCTCCAACCTGGGCGGCCAGTTGTTCAGCATGCTGGGCGGGCTGGCCGGCGGGTACGCGCTGGCCGGGCTTGGCGGGCCGGTCACGCTGGCCGGGGTGGCCGTGGCCGTGCTGGTGGCGATAGCGGCGCTGTACCTGGGGGGCGCGGCTGCCCCGGTCGAGAAGGTTGTTCGGGACGGGGCGCCCGCCGAGGGCCGACCGGCTGGCCGGCGCACCGGGGTCGATCTGCGGCGCGCCCTGACGCTCGTCACTCGCAAGCCGATCCTCGCGATCCTGGCGCTCAGCATCATCCTGGCGGAGATCTTCGGGTTCGCCACCCAGACGCTGCTGCCGACCTTCGCCCGGGACGTGTTCGAGGTGGGCGCGGCCGGCCTCGGCGTGATGATGGCGACGCGTGCGGCGGGTGGTTCGCTGGGTCTGCTGGTGCTCTCGCGCCTGGGCGCGGAGGGGCGCTCGGGGGTGATCTTCGTCAGCACGGCCGGCCTGTTCGGGCTGGCGCTGCTGCTGTTCACCCTCAGCCCAACCTACGAGCTGGCCCTGGTGCTGCTGGCGATCTCCGGCTTCGGAGCGTCGGTGATGGACACCCTGGGGCAGACGCTGCTCCAGCGCAACGCCGACGAGCGCGAGCGCGGCGCAGCGATGGGCCTCTGGGTCTTCAGCGTCGGGTTCGGGCCGGTCGGGCACCTGGCGCTGGGCGCGGGGGCCGACGCCTTCGGCGCGCCGGCCACCCAGGCCGTCAGCGGGGTGATGCTGATGATCGTCGCCGCTGGCATGGCGCTGCACGCCCCGCTGCGTCGCGCACGGTGACCCGGAGGCCTCAGCCCGAGGACCGTGCCATGATGATGCCCCAGGGCGATGGCATGTTCATTGGTGTACCCGAAGCATCTTGGAACGGTCGGTCGGGGGTTGAAACCCCCGCCTACAGTCACGCCGTCGCTGCGCGACGGCCACCGGGAACAGCAGCAACAGGCGAGACTGGAGCGTCGCGCAGCGACTGCAGGATGGTAGGCGGGGCTTTCAAGCCCCGACGCGGCGGCACGACGACATCAACATGCAATCGCCCTGGATGATGCCAGCCCGCGGCGGCCGGCCGCTGCGGCGGCACGCTACACTCGCCTGCATGAGCAGCTACGCCGCCGCCCCTCTGCCAGACGACTTGCCCGCTCTTCGCCAGTGGCTCGCCGCCCGCCCGGACGCCGCCGAGCTTGCCGAGTTGCCGATCCGCGAGATCGTGGTGCGCTCGAACGCGCTGGCCGGTCTGCCGGATCTGCTCTCGCAACTTGACGCGCCCACGCGCCTGCTGCTGATCCAGGATGACCGGCCCTACCAGCGTGGCGGCGCGAGCCTCAAGCCGCTGGTCCACGATCTGCTGGCGGGCGCAGGCCGGGCCGTCACCACGCTGACGCTCCCGCCCGGGCGCGAGGGAACGGTCCTGGCCGACCTGGAGAACGTCGAGCGGGGCCGCGCGGCCATCGGCGGCCAGCCCACGACGGTGGTGGCGCTCGGCTCGGGGACCGTCTGCGACGTGGCGAAGCACGCCTGCTTCCTGGCCGAGCGCGAGGACGGCGCGCGGACCACCCTGGTGCTGGTCCCAACGGCGGCCTCGGTGACGGCGTTCACGTCGAGTCTCGCGGTGCTGCTGGTGGACGGCGTCAAGCGAACCCGTCCGTCACGCTTCCCTGACGTCGTCCTCTGCGACCTGGAGACCATCGCCGAAGCGCCCGCCGCCATGACCCGGGCCGGCCTGGGCGACTGTGTGGCCCGCTTCATCTCCTATGGCGACTGGTACCTGGCGCATCAGTTGGGGCTGGTGGACCGCTACAGCGAGACGCCGCTCGACCTGATGGGCGAAGACCTGGACGACGTGTACCTGGAGCATGCGCCGCTGGTGGCCCAGGGCACGCCCGAGGGGCTGACGTTCCTGGTCAGACAGGTCTTGATGGCCGGACTCGCGCAGTCCATCGTGCGGATCTCGACGCCCCTCTCCGGCACCGAGCACGTCGTCTCCCACCTGCTCGACATGGGCTCGCACGCCTGGGGCCGCCAGACGGCGCTGCACGGCGCACAGGTCGGCGTGGCGACGCCGCTGGCCGCCCGCGCCTACGAGTTGCTCCACGAGCGGTTCGACCCCGGCCGCCCCCGCCCAACGCCGCCGTCACCAGGGGCCGTCGAGACGCTCATCACCCAGACGTTCGGGCCGCTCGACCCGAGCGGACGGATGGCCGCCGAGTGCTGGCGCGACTATCAGCGCAAGCTGGCGCTCTGGACGGCGGCCGGCCGGCGCTTCGACGCCCTCCGCGAGCGCTGGGACGGCGAGGTCGGGCCGAGGCTGCGCGAGCTGGTGCGGCCGTCCGCCACCATCCGCGACATCTTACGATTGGCCGGCCACGCCCTCAGCTTCGAGGAGCTGGACCTGCCGATCCCAGCCGAGCAGGCCCGCTTCGCCCTCGGCAACGCCCACCTGATCCGCGAGCGGTTCGTGATCGGGGATCTGCTCTGGTGGCTCGACCTGGCCGGCCCAGCCTTCGCCGACGACTTGCTCGCCGCCGGCAGAGGCCGTTCGTAGTCCGCCACGGTCAACATGCACAGCCTGTCATCCCGACCCCATTCGGCACGCTCAGGGCAAGCCACGCGGGGCACGACCACCCCTCCGTCATCCCGACCGCGGCGAGGCACGACCACCCCTCCGTCATCCCGACCGCGGCGAGGCACGAGCGAAGTGGAGGGATCTTCCCCAGACACGGGAGCGAGGAAGATCCCTCGACTGCGTTCGCAAGCTCACTCCGCTCGGGATGACGGGCAGGGTTCGCAAGCTCACCCCGCTCGGGATAACGGGACGTGCCTTCGCCTCTGCACGGTGGGACACGGGCTGTAGCATGGCCACGCCCTCCGTGCGGGCGGATACGGCGGCTGGCGTCGCTGCGCCGCCCGGTTTCTGGATGCTGGCGGCCGTCTGCCTCGCGCCGTTCGTCACCCAGCTGGCGACGTTCGCGCTCAGCCCGTTCCTGCCGTTCGTCGCCGCCGATCTCGGCACGACCGTCTCGGTACTGGGGCAGATCCCGGCGCTGGCCCTGCTGACGGCGGCCATCCTGGGGCTGGTGGTCGGGCCGCTGGCGGACCGGTTCGGGCACCGGCCGACGCTGCTGGCCGGTGTGCTGGCCTCGTCGGTCGGGGCCGTCGCGACCGCCGCCGCGCCGAGCCTGCTCGTGCTGATCCCCGTCGCGCTGATCGGGGCCGGCGGGCGCTCGGTCGGGCTGCCGGTCGCGCAGGCCGTCGTCGGGACGCTGTTCACCGGCGCGGCCATGCGGCGGGGCATCGGCATGGTTCAGGCGACGGGCACCCTCGCCCCGATCCTCGGGATCCCGCTGGTGACGGCAGTCGGGGCGGCGGCCGGCTGGCGGGTCGCCTTCCTGGCGCTTGGCGCGCTCGGGTTCGTGGCGGCCGGGCTGATGCTCTGGCTGCTCCCGCATGGCCGCCACGCGGAGCAGTCCGGGACGCGCCTTTCCCTGACGGTCTTCACCCCCCTCTTCCGCGATCCGCCGACGCTCTGGATGTACGCCTCCACCCTGACGCGCAATCTGGGCGTCTGGGCGCTGACCACCTACCTCGGGGCGTTCCTGGTGCAGACTCAGGGCCTCAGCACGGCGGAAGTCGGCTGGGCGTTCACGGCGACGGGCGTCGGCAACTTCCTG is part of the Chloroflexota bacterium genome and encodes:
- a CDS encoding ubiquinone/menaquinone biosynthesis methyltransferase, which encodes MTVASSSPAQTSPILPTPSGPRPPEHRARVAAMFGRIAERYDLMNTLMTGGQDALWRRLAVRHARPPRNGRALDVGTGTAKLALALARAMPDGRVVGVDVAEPMLRQALPAAGPDEAATRVSLALADALALPFEDNTFDCATTAFMIRNVSDVQAAFRELRRVVRPGGRVVCLELTQPRMRLWGPLFSIYFGKVVPLIGTLVAGDSGAYTYLPESVAAFLRPEGVAAAMAHGGLRQIRWRRLGFGSVTLHIGTV
- a CDS encoding 1,4-dihydroxy-2-naphthoate polyprenyltransferase — encoded protein: MQADHLASRPGPLQTWVLAARPPTLPAAIVPVLVGTAAAWAAGHFRFGPFLGALAASLLIQVGTNFANDYFDFRKGADTAERLGPVRITQSGLVPPETVKRATMLVFGLAALIGVYLSIVGGLPILVIGLCSIAAGILYTGGPFPLAYNGLGDITVFIFFGLVAVLGTYFLQTGALTSLALLYALPVAALVTAILVVNNLRDIPTDRRTGKYTLAVRIGPAGARAEYLLLVVGAYLVPVVAWGLLGGSLWLLLPWLTAPLAVMLARTVLTQEGRPLNVALAGTGRLHLLFGLLWTVGIIL
- a CDS encoding MFS transporter, with translation MPDPGARSAVGRSSGPRWFRWSGPSWPHAALPPLVLVVGAVMSLALLGDSLLYVALPAHAAELGLPLWAVGILLGANRIVRLATNVLAGRLFTRVGGRRPVIAAAVASAVSTAMYGLTPAFVPFVAARMIWGTCFSILRLGSFTVVLAASTAATRGRMIGVYQSVSRIGSVASLLLGSLLVEVIGYHATFILLGIATTPAILLTLLVPERAYHSAPSQASPPLHATSPAHPAATPASAHAPAHLGWRDRWLGSPRMVAVKCGMLANGFASQGVVLATLTLALSEVAGSTEGAAALGGLLVACRWGSDLLLAPWFGHLSDRIGRGRMIPCMLALEALAVFGLMLAGDRTMVIVATLAMFLTSTAMTAASDAAAGDLAPPDRRAEAMSGYADWIDIGSALGPPLAFLLAEWLGLFPSYGCTAALLLAVSGWFALTWQRAGAPAAATA
- a CDS encoding MFS transporter, whose protein sequence is MANPMVLGRVSMPAAFRIPGFAGLWVSGSLASFSRVVIQIALSWITLEVTGSPFMVGVVGAARMAPQLVFGIPAGALADSMDRRLMIVLANGSCVGLLLASIALALGGLLSAPMLILMSALFGIVDTVRMSASQAYAYDLVRSTRATSGMALSNLGGQLFSMLGGLAGGYALAGLGGPVTLAGVAVAVLVAIAALYLGGAAAPVEKVVRDGAPAEGRPAGRRTGVDLRRALTLVTRKPILAILALSIILAEIFGFATQTLLPTFARDVFEVGAAGLGVMMATRAAGGSLGLLVLSRLGAEGRSGVIFVSTAGLFGLALLLFTLSPTYELALVLLAISGFGASVMDTLGQTLLQRNADERERGAAMGLWVFSVGFGPVGHLALGAGADAFGAPATQAVSGVMLMIVAAGMALHAPLRRAR
- a CDS encoding iron-containing alcohol dehydrogenase produces the protein MQSPWMMPARGGRPLRRHATLACMSSYAAAPLPDDLPALRQWLAARPDAAELAELPIREIVVRSNALAGLPDLLSQLDAPTRLLLIQDDRPYQRGGASLKPLVHDLLAGAGRAVTTLTLPPGREGTVLADLENVERGRAAIGGQPTTVVALGSGTVCDVAKHACFLAEREDGARTTLVLVPTAASVTAFTSSLAVLLVDGVKRTRPSRFPDVVLCDLETIAEAPAAMTRAGLGDCVARFISYGDWYLAHQLGLVDRYSETPLDLMGEDLDDVYLEHAPLVAQGTPEGLTFLVRQVLMAGLAQSIVRISTPLSGTEHVVSHLLDMGSHAWGRQTALHGAQVGVATPLAARAYELLHERFDPGRPRPTPPSPGAVETLITQTFGPLDPSGRMAAECWRDYQRKLALWTAAGRRFDALRERWDGEVGPRLRELVRPSATIRDILRLAGHALSFEELDLPIPAEQARFALGNAHLIRERFVIGDLLWWLDLAGPAFADDLLAAGRGRS
- a CDS encoding MFS transporter; translation: MATPSVRADTAAGVAAPPGFWMLAAVCLAPFVTQLATFALSPFLPFVAADLGTTVSVLGQIPALALLTAAILGLVVGPLADRFGHRPTLLAGVLASSVGAVATAAAPSLLVLIPVALIGAGGRSVGLPVAQAVVGTLFTGAAMRRGIGMVQATGTLAPILGIPLVTAVGAAAGWRVAFLALGALGFVAAGLMLWLLPHGRHAEQSGTRLSLTVFTPLFRDPPTLWMYASTLTRNLGVWALTTYLGAFLVQTQGLSTAEVGWAFTATGVGNFLGSLATSGPLGRFSLRGLAIWSPVAIGLALGLVTMLPLSLASVIAMLVLGFMANGVGIVSQNTMLMDLSPAGRATTTSLNQTCMSLGGAIGSSVGGLLLATGGFPALGLLTLVCNVASAVCLLPARRPGVRLWF